CCCCCTGTACATAGTAACCCCCACTGTAAAAGTTACTACCCCCTTGTACGTACATAGTAACCCCCCTGTACTTAGTCACCCCCCCTGTAcatagttacccccccccccctgtacaagtTACTACCCCCCTGTACATAATGGTTACATCGCTGGCCGAGAGGGACGAGGGCAGAGCAAAACAAACTCCACGAGCTGCGCcgtgtgttcagtggagaggggaggggctgatCCGTGCAGCTAACCCCGGTTTCAGAATTGTGATGAGAGAAGCTGATTCATTGGCTGCACGGATCGAGCActctcccctctccactgaacacaagTGGAAATATATTGCGGTGGcgccggcggccattttgttggagaCAGCTTTTGCAGAGCCAAACATTCACGATTTTCCTGGACAAAAAAGGCAAAATCCTGAAAGCCTCCGATCGGGAAAAGTTCCCAAAATTGGGATTGTCCCAGGAAAatcgggactgttggcaactatgcgtGAGGTGGGTGGTGTGCTCTGCTCTTCCTAACATTGACATGGCATGGATTAATGGCCATCACTCCTCAGCAGGGGTGCTCTGAATGGGGTGACCAGATATCCCCGTTtacaggggacagtccccagattgaggacactgtcctcggatcaagtctgtccccagttttgtccccagattggatctgaacagtcagtgcagaattaaaaaaaattgttcccctctctgatgatcatgtgctggtcggagcggagggaatatttcttcagtttcgggtgcatgcccattcagctccgcttgcatgttcttctgccttgtctcaagtcccggccagccacctggctgcttatctccttgccttccctggcggagtgatcttcctccactccccacccagtagtaaccGGAGcctggtacacgcgatcggattttcatcggacaaagcgtaggacttttgtccgaagggcgttggccaggaacttgtcttgcatacaaacggcacacaattgttggccaacaaacacaaaactacgtgttttttcagctctttagcaccaccctttgggcaacttctgctaatgttgcgttacgctgagcattgattccgagcatgcgtgtttgtactttggagttttgtctgacgacatgtgtacacacgatcggataatcccacaacacacatttttttgtctgaaaatttgaaagcatggctatgcaacatttgttggtggaaaatccgacaacaattgtccgaaacgatcagattttccgacaaaagcctattatcacacaattcctgtcggaaaatctgatcgtgtgtattaagcctcgtacacacggctggttttcccgacaggaaaactgcgaggagagcttttggccgggaatccgggACATGTGTATGCTCTTTGCAGTTTTTCCGACTGAAAAACTGCTCAAAAACCGCCGGGCAAAAAACGAGAACCATCTCCCTTTTTTCCCCGCCACgaaaaccggcggacttttgctcgtgttttttggcagttttcctatgggaacaactgcgaggagcatacacacggccggtattagcgatgggaaaactgcgaggagagcttttggcccgggaatctcggccgtgtgtatgctcctcagagtttttccgacggaaaaactgcccaaaaactgacggacaaaagaaaaagagaaccagctctcttttttcccccgccggacttttgcccggcgtttttttggcagttttcctatggggaaaaagtgcgaggagcatacacaaggccgggattcccgaccaaagttccatcgcagttttcctgtcgggaaaacaggcagtgtgtagggggaaagactgatcgagcaggttctcagctttcccctcaggatttccAACGgaaacttttcccatcggaaatcccacacgtgtgtacggggcatgaggctttagacttgacaggcagtgaggcGTGTGGCGACAACGTGCATTGagacgctgattgccgccattactagtaaaaaaaatatgtccccggttttcatttaaaaaatctggtcaccttagtaatATCTTAGTGCCCTCAGAGggtccccttacatcctccagggTGCccccagagtgcccctttacttttttcagagtgcccccttacatccttcAGCATGAAACACTACACATACTGACTCCTACCACCATCAAATTACTGAAGTGGTTAGAGTGTTCCTTTAATATCTCTCATAAGTAAACCTCTGTATACTGTACATTTCCATTTCCATTTCATATGATCATCCTCTAGTTGTGTCAAATTGGTGAGGGGAGCCCCCACCGCTGAAATACGTTTTTGGCAAGTTGGAGCGTGTGCACTATACTGCGCATGCCACTCTCACTCTACTGACAATCGCGCCCTCTATGGAGGTGTTCATATACTGAGAGAAGAACTGCTGGAAATGGTACTCGCCGTCTCGTGACGTATTTCCGCCCATACTTCCGTGTAGAGATCCGAGCTCGCGTTGCCCGACTGTAAGATGGAGGACGGGGAAGAGCAGCAAGGTTTGTCTCCGAAGGATGGGAGTGACACACCAAGTGAGCCGGCTCCGGTCGCTGCTGTATCTCCGGTCACCGAGGAACCTGCGGGGGAGACGAAGCGGAAAAGTAAAGTGTTTGTTGTTATGACAGGCTGGGAGTGGTGTACACTTCCGCCCATCAGATGTAGTGTCCGGTGTATAGAGATGAGTGTACCGCGATCTCCGTATACCTGTCCGGCTGTGTGTACCCCCGATCTCCGCACACTTGTCCAGCTGTGTgtacgtaccccccccccccccgatctccGCACACCTGTCGCCCTGTGTGTACCCCCGATCAACTGTCGCCCTGTGTGTACCCCTGATCTCCGCACACCTGTCTTCCCTGTGTGTACCCCCGATCTCCGCACACCTGTCGTCCCTGTGTGTACCCCCAATCTCCGCACACCTGTCTTCCTGTGTGTGTACCCCCGATCTCCGTACACCTGTCGTCGCTGTGTGTACCCCCGATCTCCGCACACCTGTCGTCTTGTGTGTACCCCCGATCTCCGCACACCTGTTGTCTTGTGTGTACCCCCGATCTCCGCACACCTGTTGTCTTGTGTGTACCCCCGATCTCCGCACACCTGTCGTCTTGTGTGTACCCCCGATCTCCGCACACCTGTCGTCTTGTGTGTACCCCCGATCTCCGCACACCTGTCTTCCTGTGTGTACCCCCGATCTCCGCACACCTGTCTTCCTGTGTGTACCCCCGATCTCCGCACACCTGTCGTCCCTGTGTGTACCCCCGATCTCCGCACACCTGTCTTCCTGTGTGTACCCCCGATCTCCGCACACCTGTCTTCCTGTGTGTACCCCCGATCTCCGCACACCTGTCGTCCCTGTGTGTACCCCCGATCTCCGCACACCTGTCTTCCTGTGTGTACCCCCGATCTCCGCACACCTGTCTTCCTGTGTGTACCCCCGATCTCCGCACACCTGTCTTCCTGTGTGTACCCCCGATCTCCGCACACCTGTCGTCCCTGTGTGTACCCCCGATCTCCGCACACCTGTCGTCTTGTGTGTACCCCCGATCTCCGCACACCTGTCTTCCTGTGTGTACCCCCGATCTCCGCACACCTGTCTTCCTGTGTGTACCCCCGATCTCCGCACACCTGTCGTCCCTGTGTGTACCCCCAATCTCCGCACACCTGTCTTCCTGTGTGTACCCCCGATCTCCGCACACCTGTCGTCCCTGTGTGTACCCCCAATCTCCGCACACCTGTCTTCCTGTGTGTGTACCCCCGATCTCCGTACACCTGTCGTCGCTGTGTGTACCCCCGATCTCCGCACACCTGTCGTCTTGTGTGTACCCCCGATCTCCGCACACCTGTCGTCTTGTGTGTACCCCCGATCTCCGCACACCTGTCTTCCCTGTGTGTACCCCCGATCTCCGCACACCTGTCGTCTTGTGTGTACCCCCGATCTCCGCACACCTGTCTTCCTGTGTGTACCCCCGATCTCCGCACACCTGTCTTCCTGTGTGTACCCCCGATCTCCGCACACCTGTCGTCCCTGTGTGTACCCCCAATCTCCGCACACCTGTCTTCCTGTGTGTACCCCCGATCTCCGCACACCTGTCGTCCCTGTGTGTACCCCCAATCTCCGCACACCTGTCTTCCTGTGTGTGTACCCCCGATCTCCGTACACCTGTCGTCGCTGTGTGTACCCCCGATCTCCGCACACCTGTCGTCTTGTGTGTACCCCCGATCTCCGCACACCTGTCGTCTTGTGTGTACCCCCGATCTCCGCACACCTGTCTTCCTGTGTGTACCCCCGATCTCCGCACACCTGTCTTCCTGTGTGTACCCCCGATCTCCGCACACCTGTCGTCTTGTGTGTACCCCCGATCTCCGCACACCTGTCTTCCTGTGTGTACCCCCGATCTCCGCACACCTGTCTTCCTGTGTGTACCCCCGATCTCCGCACACCTGTCTTCCTGTGTGTACCCCCGATCTCCGCACACCTGTCTTCCTGTGTGTACCCCCGATCTCCGCACACCTGTCGTCTTGTGTGTACCCCCGATCTCCGCACACCTGTCGTCTTGTGTGTACCCCCGATCTCCGCACACCTGTCTTCCTGTGTGTACCCCCGATCTCCGCACACCTGTCTTCCTGTGTGTACCCCCGATCTCCGCACACCTGTCTTCCTGTGTGTACCCCCGATCTCCGCACACCTGTCGTCCTGTGTGTACCCCCGATCTCCGCACACCTGTCTTCCTGTGTGTACCCCCGATCTCCGCGCACACCTGTCGCCCCGTGTGTACCCCCGATCTCCGCGCACACCTGTCGCCCCGTGTGTACCCCCGATCTCCGCGCACACCTGTCGCCCCGTGTGTACCCCCGAGCTCCGCGCACACCTGTCGCCCCGTGTGTACCCCCGAGCTCCGCGCACACCTGTCGTCCCGTGTGTATGGACACACCTTTGACATGCAGGCATTTTTCTGGTGGAAGTCTATGGAATCACCATGTCCTGGCACCTCTGCTGGCAGCGGGGATGTGATTTTATTctgggtggtgaggatggccgcTTTGTTGGCCATTAAGTAAGCGGGGGGCCACAATTGCCAATGCTACTTGTTTAGTTGTGGCCGGCAGCAGCCATGAccatccctggcagagtgatatgTGGCGACACACTCCACCTCTGTCTGGATCCCCATCAGTGGCAGGCTCTTCAGTCACCATGACTGTGTCCCGGCAGGTCCCCGTCCTAAATCGGCTACTATGTCCGCAAGGCTCCCGCGATCAgcatttacagagccagggatgtggatctctgtgcgtAAACTCAGTGGGGGGGGGACCTGTCACACAGAGAGGAGGAAGCCTGCAGGAATGAGGATAAGGtacaccagccctcaaaatttacactcgcctctcgcattttgcgagtaaattttgagggctggcgagtgtctggctggctgcttgggagcagggggggggggggcgagcgaggagaggaggaggaggaggaggagccgccgTGGCGTTCAAaccgccgggaacattacagctttcaattcaatagctgtgtgttccccgcagcgctcgtcttatacagcccctcccctccgggaaactgataggcagatcacccatcccaggattggatgggtgatctgtctatcaaagtttcccggacaagaggggaggggctgtataagacacacgctgcggggaacacacagctattgaattgaaagctgtaatgttccccgcggtttgaacgccacggcggctcctctcctacccagcacaggtaggatgcaggggaagaactctggctaatatgtgtgtggggggggtctggaagaactctggctaatatgtgtgtggggggggggggaactctggctaatatatatatatatatatatgtgtgtgggaggggggggggggtctggaagaactttggctaatatgtgtgtgtgtgtgtgtggggggggggggggggggggggggaactctggctaatatgtgtgtgtgtgtgggggggggggctctggctggaaaatggggacattttgctgcattggtagacatgggcaggctgcatttttgggcacagattaagttgttaatatttattctacataaaacatttaagtgtaatttcatgagatttgagggcgtgtctaggggtggaattaggggcgggacatggtaggggttgggcggagcaactggtggcgagtatgccttgaggcctggctagtagctcaggacttgaaatcttGAGCCCTAAGGTacacattcactgggaagctccctatactgttgcttctcctcccccagctcttatgcagccgagaacagagggaatgtaaaGTATttacgcttgtttttttttttttttcaaatctatacacaaatgttttgcatttttaatttctattgtaaactgaatgttttttttttttttttttaacaaggtgatcgtttacaattacTTTTATACTAACCCGGAGTTCAGGATTAAGTTGGCCAACATTTTGTATTGACTACCTATGTCTATAATGTTGTACATGTGGGCATGGTGAAATGACTAGAGGTCGGCCAATATttggcctttttttaaaaatcggcatcggccgatttttgtgCAAATTCGGCCGATTACTGACTATACTCCTCCCTTCCTCACACTCCACTGGCAGCTTTACTCTGCCGCTCAGTGTGTGAAACAGCCGTttgtaactgaatgcagagagagagagaggagctgtcagaatTCAGCAGTGATGTTGGGAGTGGGCGGGACCCAACAGtttcaaacaccagccaatgggatctgGGCAGGCTGCTACGTGTATGTTGCTCCGCCCCCTTTCTTAAGCAGCCCAGCTGcagggtcccgcccacccccgacatcacagctgaattttgacagctggtctctctctgcattcagttacataTAGTGTAACTGACAAATCATCTGTGTAAAATTGGCACCACATATCGGCCGCCCTGATTAGTAAATATCGGACAGAGAAAAAGCCATATTGGTCGACCTCTAGAAAGGACACTAATATATTGTTACTGACGTGACCAGTTctatgtgtaaagcgctgcataataTGTCGGCTCTATAGCTACAAGAAGAAATGACAAAGTACTAATCTGTAACTTCTGTTTCTTAGTTGATGTTCTGCTCAAGGCAGTTGGGGACACACCAATCATGAAAAATAAGAAGTGGACTATCGAGAGAATGCGCACTGTGCAAGGCCTTATGGACTTCATCAAAAAATACCTCAAGTTAGACTCTTCAGAGCAGCTggtatgattttatttatttatttttctgaccCAAAACTTGTATGGAACATCACATATCAAATATTAGAAAATCAGTCCTGTTATGCTCGTACATAACTCGGGGCACATATGAACTAATTTCTcattaatataatacatttttaacattcttGCTTTGATGGATAATTAGAGAGCAatacaattttcttttcctggtacAGATGCTGCTCCACGTTCTCCCTTCAGTAATCAATAAATTGTCTGACAAtgcttttaaagcgggggttcaccctatcgacgggaaaaatttttttttttttcttttaccttaaaatcaggcattgtagcgcgagctacagtatgcctgtcccgaattttttacccccgtactcaccttgtagtcttccatcgaagataccggggaatgggcgtgcctatggagacggaggatgattgacggccggctctggcgcgtcacgcttctccggaaatagccgaaataggcttggtcttcacgacgcgtgcgcatagcctgtgcgcaggcgccgtgaagagccgagacctactccggctgtcttcggggagagtgacgtgccagggccggccgtcaatcatcctccctctccataggcacgcccattccccgcgggagccgaaatctacgatggacgactacaaggtgagtacggggttaaaaaaatcgggacaggcatactgtagctcgcgctacaatgcctgtctcgatggtaaaatgtgtcgggggggggggggggggggtgaactaccgctttaagtctcTGACCCCAGACAAGTATGCAGATGAGGCGTTTTGGCATCCCTTGCTGTATATTTGCCCCAGGTCAGTGACTCGCAAGGTGCAGAAGTCAGACACAGGTTCAGCAATGTCAGTCTGTATTTCTATTAGTACAGGCTttctttaaaggggaactccacccaaaaggcaaagctctgcttattttcctctgctgccacatttgggTGGGGGGGCATGTACCTGGTCTTGACACGTACCCGCTTCCGGATTTCTTTACCCCGTCAACTCATCCAGAAGttcagccccctcctccttccctcagtgCTGGGCCATTCACGAAGTGCAGTGTGTTTTATGCGTGTGCAGTAGGGacccagctgtgaagctgcaaagCTTCACTGCCCCTTTCCCTTATCCgagatggcggcggcggcggcagcacccaagacCTGATTCAGAAATTATCTCGAGTGAAGGAACCGTTGGATTTGTGGACAggcaagtgccctaatattaaaagtcagaagctacagtgtttgtagctgctgacttttaatgtttcTGAAGCTCTGGATGGTTCTTTGGATGTGACTAGTACAACTAGTCTGATCAGTCGTTCTGTTCACCTGACTCTGCGCATTTCTGATCTGAGCGGCAGTAGAGCCACTTGAGTATTTATTACGGTACTTAGAGGTGGAGGCTTCTTCAAAGGGCTACCCTGCGCCAGAGCTTCAAGTGTCCGTATGGTACATTGGGTTTGCCAAGTTTTATCCTAGGCATCAAGGGGCCTGTTACCACTTATTCTGTCACGAGGGATGGGTGCATCCGGGACTTTTGGACGCAAGGCATCCTTCTTACAGGAAGGCAAGGTCCCAGTTCACGCACTAAAAAAGTTCTGGCAGTTGGATatattggggttaatttactaaaggcaaatccattctGTACTACAAATGcacttgctgtagatctgaggggaagctccgctgattttattatccaatctagtgtaagctaaaatgccgtttccccccccccccccctctttgcatgtccccctcagatctacagtgactgcacttccaagtgcacttgtagtgcaaagtggatctgcctttagtaaataacccccaatgtgtttagCTGTTGGCAGTTTTGgatgcaatggggttgatttactaaaggcaaataagcagTTTCCCTTGCAAGGAGCATTGCATGGGATTTTTCACCTGAACTTGGCGAATATGGTGCAATTTCGCGTTACAAAGCACAcccaatagagaaaaaaaattggtttgcaGAACGTCACcgtattcactaagctctgggggggtatcttgcaaagtgaacaggttgtgtgtgttttttttttgtaaaacaatccCAATGTCTTAGGGGCAGGTGGTACTGAGGCACACCACAATACTAGAGGGTTgccttgtggtaaaaaaaaaaaattccctcctctTTTAGAGGCTGCTTTTTGAATGTCCCAAACTAGAGGTCTGATGTTTTGGCCACCCCAAATTAAttctaaaacatttaaaaagatatatattgcattatctctctcatttttttgttatttctccattttttttttttttactccagtagctcttttgggggggggacgACATGCCccaccatatatttttttttcgtgtgtgtgtgtgtgtgtgtgtttttttttttttctgaagattAGATATTATAAAGGCAAAAGATTAGATATTATTCTTCTTAATTGCTCCACAgttatcttctttttttctctgcctATTGATTTTTTTGAAAGCATGTCATTTTTATAAGATCAGAAGGTTGTTTTTATGAGATCAAAAGATTATTTAACCTCCTATTATTaaaacatttctttatttttaaccaTGTTTGTCTGAACAGAGGCAGTGAGGCTGATTTTACTATAGGAGCTGAGAATCTTTACTCAATAAGTAGAATGAATAttgacaaaaaaaattctaaatatgttaaaggataagtccagcttgtttggctgggcttctctgggtcacaggagtgaaattcatttcattttgcactcctgtgacccattttcagcagagagcggtctgaagttcactctctgctgacgtcactaaGTTCAGTCCAGGCACCTCATCATCCCGACTCTGGAAGTCTGGATCTGcctggtgcctggactgatgacAGTCTCAGCCTCTCGGTGAACCGATGAGACAGCCGCTCccagcccctccacagctcagtgcatCAGTGAGCATGGAtggggagagctgctgattgacagtcggcAGGTCTCCTCTTGGGTagctgagagaaccgagccattggcaATGTtctgtggctcggttctcagtgcagagatgtccggggaccgatgctgtatccacctaggGAAGTATGATAGGGGGGGGAAACGAACCCATACTTTTCCTTAATTGGCTATACAGCAATGCCATTAATTCAGATAATATAAGTAAACAGGAATTTGGATTTTACATGAATAATGGTATTCCATTGATAATTGAAGattggtaaaaaaacaacaacaaaaaaacttgGCAAATGCCATTCTATGATTTATATTCCAACATTTTGTCTATTCTTTGTGAAAGTAGATGCTGTATGTTGTAAATGCATCCTATATGCTCCCCTTGTATAACATACACATTGCCACTTCTGTTATCGGGAACAATTGATAGCCAACATTAGCTAGGCTTTTCTGCTGAGGTATGAGA
This sequence is a window from Rana temporaria chromosome 10, aRanTem1.1, whole genome shotgun sequence. Protein-coding genes within it:
- the ATG12 gene encoding ubiquitin-like protein ATG12 isoform X2, with the translated sequence MEDGEEQQGLSPKDGSDTPSEPAPVAAVSPVTEEPAGETKRKIDVLLKAVGDTPIMKNKKWTIERMRTVQGLMDFIKKYLKLDSSEQLFIYVNQSFAPSPDQEVGTLYESIRNTADPLASIKIDLEAQ
- the ATG12 gene encoding ubiquitin-like protein ATG12 isoform X1 translates to MEDGEEQQGLSPKDGSDTPSEPAPVAAVSPVTEEPAGETKRKIDVLLKAVGDTPIMKNKKWTIERMRTVQGLMDFIKKYLKLDSSEQLFIYVNQSFAPSPDQEVGTLYECFGSDGKLVLHYCKSQAWG